In one Drosophila pseudoobscura strain MV-25-SWS-2005 chromosome X, UCI_Dpse_MV25, whole genome shotgun sequence genomic region, the following are encoded:
- the LOC4814511 gene encoding protein ILRUN, which yields MDVEENYESQNATESQDQHQHPHQHQHQQQQQLQLQLNLQQQQQQMQCEPFFGLTTNTTTTTNPMMETNSIAIPLPAPPGTTGSVVVSSSAPASLPASSPAAPHQQKGLPTNDFDIDSLLLQQFSCMGTTDHEDLISQFQSLMNNQMNRESARFYLEMSNWSLQTAVGCYLDFCSLQSLPSMKIVQGQHVNAQQQAFQLQNDGTERWPNNCYLTSPIQTQRINIPSLRPGETCDILADLMPTQPPIMWRLCTPNGWYFGDAIWMIPPGTQASQDELQQRMVQLITSEAKPEVYPQINIVITAHTH from the exons ATGGATGTGGAGGAGAACTACGAGTCCCAGAATGCCACAGAGAGccaggaccagcaccagcatccgcaccaacaccagcaccagcaacagcaacagctgcagttgcagctgaatctccagcagcaacaacaacagatgcAGTGCGAGCCGTTCTTTGGCCTGACGACGAACacaacaaccaccacaaaTCCCATGATGGAGACGAACAGCATCGCCATACCGCTGCCGGCGCCGCCCGGTACAACGGGCAGCGTTGTTGTCTCCTCGTCAGCGCCAGCCTCACTCCCGGCATCGTCGCCAGCGGCGCCGCACCAGCAGAAGGGCCTGCCCACGAACGACTTTGACATCGActcactgctgctgcagcagttcAGCTGCATGGGCACCACAGACCATGAGGATCTGATTAGTCAGTTCCAGAGCCTCATGAACAACCAGATGAATCGGGAGTCGGCGCGCTTTTATCTGGAGATGAGCAATTG GAGTCTGCAAACAGCCGTCGGCTGCTACTTGGACTTTTGCAGCCTGCAGTCGCTGCCATCGATGAAGATCGTCCAGGGGCAGCATGTGAatgcccagcagcaggcgtTCCAGCTGCAGAACGACGGCACCGAGCGGTGGCCCAACAACTGCTATCTGACGTCGCCCATCCAGACGCAGCGCATCAATATACCATCCCTGCGACCGGGGGAAACTTGTGATATACTGGCTGATCTGATGCCCACACAGCCGCCGATCATGTGGCGCCTCTGCACACCAAATGGCTGGTATTTCGGCG atGCCATTTGGATGATACCGCCGGGGACGCAGGCCAGCCAGGACGAACTGCAGCAGCGCATGGTGCAGCTGATCACGTCGGAGGCCAAGCCGGAGGTCTATCCGCAAATCAACATCGTGATAACggcgcacacacactga